The nucleotide window TCATCAAGGTAATTGAAGGATTTGAACCATGTAAAAAAGTTTGAGGCGCGTAAATGGCTCCTCCCGCACCCATGCCACCACCGCCGCCCGAAATTCCATTCCCGCCATTGCCGCCCTTTGAGCTGAGGTTTTGAAAGATCATGTTTTGGATTGTCACATTACCCATTGGTATAAAAAATCCGCTATAGGCACCGCTGTTGCCGTCAATGGTGACCGTGGGCGTAGAGCCGGGATTGCCAATGGTGATATTCACAGGATTAGATGAGTTGTTAATAAGCGGCAGAATTCCATTGAGTTGAATGGTCATGGGAAATGCAAAAGTAATCGCATAGTCATCGGGTGTTGTATTTAAATCTTGATTCATTGAATTCAAGCAATATCTCAGATCGCCTACCTCTCCAATGCCACCGGGATTATTATCTGTAGAGACTGTTACGTTGAGCGTTGTTAAGGCGTACAATGAGTGTGAGATGAAAAGAAAAATAAAATACTTGAATTTAACCATAGGAAGACCTCTCATTATTTTTTTTAGCTTCACGTCATTTTTTTAGAATCATATTGTGTAAAAAAAAATTATTCAATGTTTAAAGTTTGGAAGAGAGGAAAAATTCTTTTTTTGAGGAATATAGTTGGGTCTCATTGCGAATGCGATGGTTGCGTACCGAACTTTACCACTTTGTGCGACAATATGGGGAGTTGGTTGGATAGAAAATTCTGTTAGAAGCGCACCAGGAATGAGTAAGACAGAATTTCGGTCGTACAATCGAGAAAACTTTCTTGGTGGAGAAGAAAAATCATCGACGGTGAATGAGGATTTATAAGGAGAAAGGAGAAGCGATTGATTGTCCATACTATCGAGAAAAAGAGAAAACGCAGTCCCATCGTAATGAGGCCTTGTGGCAATGTAAGAGGGAAAATATTTAATTATTTTAAAAAGAATAGGTGGGTGGTCGTATTTCGACGAAAAAATAGTTTCTAAGCCTAATTCAGTGGCCGCTTCTTTAAATAGATTTCCGTATGGTTTTTGGATTTCAAGACAAGCTTCAAAAAAACGGATGATTTCCGGAATTTGGTTAAACTCTGGGTAATGAGAGCAAATAAATTGATGGAAAAGGGTCGAATAATAGAATGAGATCTGACTTCTTCCTTCTCTTGCCGATTCGTCGTAGAGACCAAAAAAATCAGTGGCATAGTAATTTCTATCTTGTGATCGAATAAAACGTTCTTTGGCGCTATATAATTTTTGTGCCCAAGCAGGATGTGCTTGAAGAAATGCAATAAGCTCATCAAAATATGCATACAGAGAATCAAACGTTATTGTTCCATGATTTTTATCGCACATTTCTAAATAACCTTCTCGCTCAAATTGTTCCGCCAGAGGTATTGCGCGCAAAGATCCATATGCAGAAAAAATAAAAATCGATATAAAAAAAGTCTGTCGAATAATCATGAATTTATCGTATAATTTGTTCGAAGAATTTGTCAATTTTTAAGGGATTTTGAGTATGAGCAGCGTCCGCTCACTTACATTTTCTTCAATCTGAATAGCATGCTTGTTTGTGCGCAACCGAAATATTTTGAGTCAAGTGATTTGCTTTATAGCGGGCATGCCAGCCGGAGCCTTGGCGTAGGCTGGTGTGCCCAGTAGGATTCGAACCTACGGCCTACGGATTAGAAATCCGTTGCTCTATCCAGCTGAGCTATGGGCACAAGAAATACTTTATTAGTATACGCGTTTATCGTGTTATTCTCAACCAGAATTTATGCAGAATTTATGCTGGAATGAAAATTTTACCGAATTCTTGAGCGATTTCTGCAAGTTTTTGATGACTTTCTGAAGAAATCTCTTCTGTTTGCAGAATAGTTCTATACAATTCCGGATAAACCGACTTGGTATAACTAACAAATTGTGTGGCAAAACTATTAACCGCTTTAAGTTCTAGAATATCTAAAAAGTTTTCACGTAACAAAAACAACTGTAATGCTTGATCAACAAATGAATACGTAACAAATTGTTGTTGTTTTAAAAGCTCAACAACTCGGGCACCGCGCGCTAAGCGCCGTTGGGATATAATATCAAGTTCGGTACCAAATTGAGAAAATCCTAAAAGCTCGTGGTATTGAGCAAGTTCTAAGCGCAATGACCGGGTCATTTGTTTAATAGCTTTTGTCTGAGCAGCGCCTCCAACACGAGAGACAGAGAGCTCCACATTAACCGCTGGACGAATGCCATTATTAAATAATTTGGTGTCTAAGAATATTTGACCATCGGTTATAGAAATCAAATTGGTAGGAATATAAGCAGTAATATCATCGCCTTGTAATTGAGCAATAGGTAGCGCCGTTAAAGAACCGCCTTTTGCTAACTTGCCAGCACGTTCTAATAAACGAGAATGTAAAAAGAAAACATCGCCTGGGTATGCTTCTCGTCCTGGAGCTCTTCTCATCAAGAGAGACATTTCTCTATAGGCTATTGCATGGTTGCTTAAATCATCATAAATAATAAGCGCATCATGTCCATTATCTCTAAAATATTCTCCAATAGAACAACCAACGTAAGGAGCCAAATATCGGTTTAATGGTGGTTCACTTGCATCAGCACTAATAATCACCGTATATGGTAGGGCATCATTTTCTTCCAAGAGTTTTACGATTCTGGCTAAATTTGCCTGTCTTTGTCCAATAGATACATATATACAGAAAACGTTGCGGCCTTTTTGATGCAAAATCGTATCAAGAATGAGAGATGTTTTACCAGTATTTCTGTTGCCAATGATCAATTCACGTTGTCCCTTTCCTACGGGTACTAATGCATCTATGACCATAATTCCTGTTTCTAAAGATTCATTGACTGGACTTCGCTCAATAATGCCGGGAATTGTCGCTTCGATAGGCCTGTATTCTTGAGCTTCGATGGCGCCGAGGGCATCGAGTGGCTTGCCGGTTGCATTAATAACGCGGCCCAACAAATTCATGCCAACAGGTGTTTTGAAAACGCCACCTGTACGCTTAACCACTTCTAATTCAACAACGGGTATATTTGCATTTAATAAAAAAACAGAAACATAATCTTCGTCTAAATTCATAATAATGCCATGATTGCCACCTTCAAAATCAAGCAGTTCTCCATAAACGGCATTAATAAGCCCATGCACCTTGCAGTTAAAATCACCAACTTGAATAACAATGCCAATTTCTTCCAAGTGTTGAGGAATGCCGCTGAGAGATTGTTCAAATAATGAAATAAGATCGGTATTTTTAATTTCCATAATATCCTTTATATGTGCGTTT belongs to Candidatus Babeliaceae bacterium and includes:
- the atpA gene encoding F0F1 ATP synthase subunit alpha translates to MEIKNTDLISLFEQSLSGIPQHLEEIGIVIQVGDFNCKVHGLINAVYGELLDFEGGNHGIIMNLDEDYVSVFLLNANIPVVELEVVKRTGGVFKTPVGMNLLGRVINATGKPLDALGAIEAQEYRPIEATIPGIIERSPVNESLETGIMVIDALVPVGKGQRELIIGNRNTGKTSLILDTILHQKGRNVFCIYVSIGQRQANLARIVKLLEENDALPYTVIISADASEPPLNRYLAPYVGCSIGEYFRDNGHDALIIYDDLSNHAIAYREMSLLMRRAPGREAYPGDVFFLHSRLLERAGKLAKGGSLTALPIAQLQGDDITAYIPTNLISITDGQIFLDTKLFNNGIRPAVNVELSVSRVGGAAQTKAIKQMTRSLRLELAQYHELLGFSQFGTELDIISQRRLARGARVVELLKQQQFVTYSFVDQALQLFLLRENFLDILELKAVNSFATQFVSYTKSVYPELYRTILQTEEISSESHQKLAEIAQEFGKIFIPA